The Xiphophorus couchianus chromosome 3, X_couchianus-1.0, whole genome shotgun sequence genome segment TGGTCAACATCATGAGGACCTACACGTACGAGAAGCTCCTGTGGACCACAAGCCGCGTCCTTAAGGTTCTGTCGGTGTGCTCCAGTAACAAACCGGCCATTGTTGAAGCTGGTATGTCTTTAACCCTAGGGAATCGTTTACGTTGAGGGGATTTCCCAGCAGCAGGCCGTTCCATATGTAACACTGTGTGTCTGTTCAGGAGGTATGCAGGCTCTGGGTCTCCACCTGACAGATCCAAGCCAGAGACTGGTCCAGAATTGTCTCTGGACCCTCAGGAACTTGTCAGATGCCGCCACCAAACAGGTGAGAGCAGCTGCAGCAACTCTGTTTGACCTAACACAAAACTGCATAGTTACaggattcatttttattatacagaatataagaatagaataatttttctttcccctcagTCTTTATCTGAAGTTCACAGTATCGATGTTAAACTGTCTTCTGTTTGCTTTCCAGGAGGGCATGGAAGGTCTTCTGGGAACTCTGGTTCAGCTGCTCGGCAGTGACGACATCAACGTGGTGACCTGTGCTGCTGGGATCCTTTCTAATCTGACCTGTAACAACTATAAGAACAAAATGATGGTCTGCCAGGTGAGATTACACTCAGTTTATCAGCCTCATTTGCACGTTCTTCTTCAGTAAACTGCAGTCAGTCACTTGCTGTGTACCCATTGACCATAGAATTACGCAAATTggaatgagaaaaataaatttgcgtaatggaaacacggcaatttcaaataaaacttgcagttttttagaatgtttttgtgCTAGGATAAACTGCcatgaaaacaggaagtggtaggaggaggatGACAATGTGgtatgattttttaaatgaccGGTAGCGTGATCAAACGTGTTTGCGTTGTTTCAgttgcttttcttatttaatggaaacaccgcaattgcgaaatagttttttcaacattagtgggATATCAACAGAGTCTTGCTCATGTCTGTAATGCAAACGCAACTACTTATTCCTACGGTCAGTAGGATCTCTCTAATTTTCAgcaatgcttttgtttttgtgcatgaaTTTCTCTAAACCTGTAGGTCGGAACCCTGTAacccacaggtgtcaaactccagtcctcgagagccgctgtcctgcagtttttagatgtgccacaggtacaaaacgctggaatgaaatggatgaatcacctcctccttgtgtagatcagttctccagggTCTTGCTagtgacctaattattctattcagctgtggtgcagcagaggcacatctaaaagttgcagcggcccttgaggactggagtttgacactcctgCTGTAACCTGTTCATGCCTCATCCATTCATCTGTTGCGTTGTGCGTTTCAGGTTGGAGGCATCGAGGCGTTGGTTCGCACTGTGCTGCGGGCCGGAGACAGAGAAGACATCACAGAGCCAGCCATCTGCGCCCTGCGCCATCTCACGTCTCGACATCAGGACGCCGAGATGGCCCAGAATGCCGTGCGGCTGCACTACGGCCTGCCTGTGGTCGTCAAGTTACTGCATCCACCATCACACTGGCCCCTCATCAAGGTACCCAAGCTCACGCTCCTGCtcttaatttatgtttaaaatatgtaatgagcattttccagatttatgtctgaggtttttgttaattCCATAGTGGTGCTCAGTCGAACGCATACATCTTAAACATGCCGTGTTATTTCCCATCAGGCTACAGTTGGTCTGATCCGTAACCTAGCCCTGTGCCCCGCCAACCACTCCCCCCTGAGGGAGCAGGGCGCCATCCCCAGACTGGTCCAGCTGCTGGTCAGAGCCCACCAGGACACGCAGAGACGCACCAGCATGGGAGGCACACAGCAACAGTTTGTGGTAAGAGCAGCTCGCACTAAACTCCCGTCGTCATAGCTCCGAGATGATCCTCCATAAGCTCTTGCACGCTTACAGAGCGGCCAGAAGAGCTCTAATGACATCCTGTGGAGGGCAGGATGAGCAGGTGGCGCTGGGCTTACCCGATCCTGATGGAGTGTTTGTGTTAACAGGAGGGAGTCCGTATGGAGGAGATTGTGGAGGGCTGCACAGGAGCACTTCATATCCTGGCCAGAGATCTCCATAACAGAGTGGTCATCAGAGGCCTCAACACCATCCCACTCTTTGTACAGGTATGTCTTTctgttgtctgtttttaaacGTGGAGGTGGAAATGTAGGAATGAATGTGACTGCGAGTTTCTGTCTGTGTGCAGCTGTTGTACTCTCCCATTGAGAACATCCAGCGCGTAGCAGCAGGCGTCCTCTGTGAGCTGGCCCAGGACAAAGAGGTGGCCGAGGCCATCGAGGCCGAGGGAGCCAGCGCCCCGCTCACGGAGCTGCTGCACAGCCGCAACGAAGGAGTTGGTACGTCCAGAGGAATGCCTGCTTATTACTtcttcatgttgttgttttttttaaaacagctccCTAACTGGTCATAtactaaataaatgcataagTTCATTTCATATAATGAGCCATAGGGACTATTGAGGCTGGGCGacatggcttaaaaataaaatcagatttttaaaacattgtttaattgtaattttttggaccatttatgaatttatttatttttttttatcgatttttaattaaaattttcttcatgttgtattctaaaaaagacaaatgacagaaaattttaaaaaagcagattttattccAATCATCCCTTCTGTGATGAGTATCAGGGCTACAAGACCTTTTGTcatattagcagaatatagatgTAATTTTACCATATTTATTGTCTTGAAATCATTGTTTTAATGAGGGGGAAGAAAAGCGTGAAtaacgttttatttttactgttggAGTTCttataaaattactacttcgTTTTactattatgactttattttggtaatcaGACTGTATTCTTGTATTAATTCGACTTTGTTATGACTCAATTCCTGGGGGTGTAGGAGTGTGAAACCAACTTATCATGACCTTTTATATTTGATCAGAGTTGATCTGAATTGAAAATCTTAATAAATAGaagctgcaaataaaacaaaacacttgtcaaGAAAGATGGCGGCCTTAGCAGCTGCCGTCACTCTGAACTAGAGTGAATTGGTGAAgcaaaaatccagatttttcgaaaattaaatcttcaaaaacccaaaatttggTTAATCATGTCAAATCAATTTAGGAACGGTAGTGTTTGCTTAATGAAATGTaatcattaaagctgcaggagCTCCTTCTAAAGCCAACCCTCATGTCCTTCCCCAGCAACATACGCAGCAGCAGTTCTGTTCCGCATGTCGGAGGACAAACCTCAAGACTACAAGAAGCGCCTGTCTGTGGAGCTGACCAGCTCTCTGTTCAGGACAGAAGCAATGTCCTGGAATGAGGTACTGgcagctttttcttcttctcacaATGGTCTTTATCATCCAGACTGCTACTTCTCTGTTCACACATTTTATGCGTTTCCACAGACTGGAGACCTGGGTTTGGACATCGGAGCACAGGGAGAGCCTCTGGGCTACAGACAAGATGGTGAGTTGCCTTCTCCGGTTTATGCTTCTGCAACACTTTCACATGAAAAGAGGCACAAACACGTCAGAGCGGCTGAGCTCATAACCCACTCAGTCTTACCTTCGATCTAAAGGAAAGTTCGGCGGAAATCTTTGTAGCTTCAACGTTTTAAAGCTTGGTGTGTGATGTCAGTAACTGCCTGGTGTGTAGGGTAATTTTAATGGCTGGGATGTCACAGGAAGTTCCAGTCTGCCGCTCTGTTTACTTATTAGCAGGTTAGAGGGAACAGTTGCCAGCTCTTATTTGCATTTCTGCTTCCAAACTTGCTGAATGTTGGTGAACTCATTTACCATCCAGCCGCCGCGGCACCAAGTGAGCTGCAGCATAAACTGGGACTGAATTGCTTCCACATGTGGGCCGATGAGCCACCATGCAGCCTGCCGACGGATGAACTGTGTGCTGTGTTGCCGTGCGGTGTTTCGCTGAAATGATCGTActactgtgtgactgtgtgGTTTTTAACATGCTTCTAACAGCTGCTTTGCTTCCCCTGCTTCTCCTCCACCCTCGCTCCCCCCCAGACCCAAACTACCGTCCCTTCCACTCTGGGGGCTACGCAGGGGACGCCATGGGCATGGAGCCCATGATGGACCATGATCTGGGTGGAGGGCACCACCCAGGCCAGGACTACCCACCCGTAGAAGGGCTGCCCGACCTGGGCCACGCCCCAGAGCTGATAGAGGGCCTTCCACCCGGCGACTCAAACCAACTGGCCTGGTTTGATACCGACCTGTAAATACCAAGACCACCATTACACTACACTTTCTACTAGGTAAGACCCACTTCTCATTCCACTTTGTAGACTTCTCCAAGCAGCACAGTGGGGAGTATCCCAGATAAATgttaggaggaggaggaggctcaCTCTGGCTGTTGCATGTCCGGACGGCTCCCGCTCTGAAGCTGTGTGATGTGGCGTTTGATCTCTGTGTGTGGTTCTTCACCAGACCCAGTAGCCTCCACTTCCTCTCCTtgaatgccttttttttttctctctcttctccttCCAGCTGTATCATGTGATCTGGATGAACCTGCATCGTGATTTGCCCATATGGAGGAGGCGGGGTCTCAGAAAGTGCCTGAAGATGACTGAACAACAGCAAGCAGTTTCCTGTCTACAGGAGCTCCATTGGGACaaagtagttttttgttttttttgtttttttttttagtgcggTTCGGTTCTGGTCTCTCGGCTTCATCAAAGGCCGACTTCAATCCTGACACGAAACACAGATTTTGATCTcaatgagcttttttttttgttttcttttttgttttttttccaacaagttttttttaatgtattttgtttttttttcatttttaatactttgggttgttttacttttttattctgttttaagtCTGTAATGGTACAAACTGAACTTGgcttgcttttttatttttctgcattatgaTACTCatcgttttttgtttgtttttttctagtccctcgtattttaaagtctaagtgttttttgttttttcttttcaagtggTGATGCTCCATCCAAAAGAACTGGATGAGATTTTAAATGGTGTCCAAACACTAAAGGTAATCAGTTGAATTGTATTCTAATGATCAAGTGTAACATTGTGTAgcttttgtacaaaaaaaaaaaaaaaaacaacaaaaaaacatgaattggAAATCATGGTCCAAATATCGAGctattttcttgctttaaagGAGGACACCGACGTGTCCCAGCTGTTCCAAAGGGGGGTTAGCTGACCGAGCTGGGTGGGCGTGTCTGTAAGGACAGGGGTGGAGACGTGCTCCTATTGGTCTGCTGTTACTAAGGGGTGAAGTAGTGAGGCGCTGGTTGCTTGTAGCCTGCTGTGTTCTGAAACAATAAAACGGACTGTCATTTCACCCAGGTGTCTGTCTCATTTCAGTGAGAAGTTTGGTTTTGACAAACTTCTCACTGGGGCTTAAACTCTCCTTCACATATTCAGCACCACCTTTataacatttcagattttttttaaaagcatattcTGGGAATGTACACCTTTTCATGTCAATAGtccatacttttccagactaATTAGCAGATTCACAGGTATTTTTGTGCAGGTGGGAACAATACAATCATTCAGGCTTGTAACTCGACTTCAAGTGTCTTAATAGATTAGAAAACGTCTCGAGTTATGACCCTACTGCATCACACTAACGCAATATTTCACCCCGCTGTAAGAACTCATTGAACAGCACACTGGGGTCAACTAGAGGAGACTGTAGTGACCCTGAGGTCACATCATTTATAAAAACTCGACTCATCTGAAGCATGTAAACACCTGGAGAAAACAAATCGCTAACTCCCAACTCTGGATGCATTTGGTTTATTGGGGGGAAACATCCTGTAAAAAGATAAGTAACCTCCAACTTGTACATTTACATTCATGTTCTACTTGATGGAAATACACTGAAATGTATGAACCTGAAATTAATAAGCTTGAAATGAAGTAAGAAGTCAAAGGGTGGTGAGTGGAAACAGAATTAGGAGTAAACACTGGAAGTGTTATTCACTACTTTCCTTTTTCCAGAATTGTCCTTAAAAAGAAATTCCAGTTTTCCAGGCTATCTGGGAATTATGTAAACAGACTGTAATTAGGAATATCACTGCAAACAGTTGGGCTTTTTGTACGACAGCATATTAGGGTAATTGACAAGTAAATTTCTACCCCCAAAAATAGGGGGGTAATAGACATAGACCAGGAGCtcacttttaaaactcagaaatattcaagtttttttctagaaaaaatgaGATTTTGTATCTATAGTGCATTTTCTATcgacaatggccctaatacgccGTCATACTTTTTTCTGCCCGATTAGAAAGTCTCCTGATATCTTCCTTATATTCTTCAATCAGAACGTCCACAGCagagttatttttaaacaacGTTTCACTTTCCTGATGAAGTCTCCGTCGCGCAACAGCGGCAGACGCAGCTGTGAACCGGCCACAGCTCCCGGCTCCCGTTGACGCCAAACTGATGGCCTGTGAAACTGCAGGTgacggcgtgtgtgtgcgcgtacGCTTGGATTTCACACTTGGCAGATCCTTTTTCCAAAGCTCCTTGCACAGCTGTcattaatagatgaactctcctGTGTTGCATGTGCTCAGATTGTATTACCGCGTCTGACCTCGTCCACACTCTAAAACGTACAAAGTgcaaagtatttatatttttaaatgaaatcccAATCATTTTCACAGGCTCTCCTGTTAGAAGAGGCCAACATGAACACAGGTCTGTCCTAATCTAAGCTCATTTGTTTCTGCGTGCAAAACTGCGTGTTATGCTGTAGAGGCAGAGTAAAGTATTCATTGTTGACTgtcacagcacacacacacacacacacacaccccgccaTGCTGAGGGCTAATCTAATGAGTCAATATTCTGTCATTAAAGCTAAATGGGAACATCTAAACAGACTCCAAGGTCAGTGCTGTGATGCATGTGACAGCCCAAATTACTGCTCATGATGTAATCCTGTGCAGACTGATGGATGTTTTCAAATGAGCCGTCAACTCTGGTGACACAGCAACATTCTTTACCGTCACTGATCCAATTTATGGATGAAGGGAGTCACGACAAGCGACCGATAGCCGAACTGCGTGATTTAGTGGCGTGTGAAGCTTTCAGCATGTGGGAGCTGCTGACTGAGACTGAAAttattaaatctaatttattaaaacaggCAAAACGTCAAATCCAACCGAGTGTCTTATGTTGAGACCCGATTGGTTTTCAAGTACCGGCGAAACAAAACTCCTGTTTCTGAGGATGTTTTAgtcccaaacaaacaaactttctgAGTGTGCAATCGGcactgggttaaaaaaaaaaaaagagtaaaatgtCGTCACTGTTGGGGTCCAGAAAGCTCCTGGAGGATTTCTGCAGCCCGTGTAGCCACATCAGCAGGACACCTAAAAcgaaaaatatacatatatattattCATAATCTGAGCATGGAGTTGGAAACAATGAATTTATCTCACATATATAGTGTATTCTCAATGCCTTGCATGCTTGTTTTACATTATAAAGCACAGAAGAGCAAAATGGAATAATATTCTGCTCCATAAGCACTTAAAATCAACTATGttacatttgttctgtttttacttaCATTTGTATCAAAATCACAACACTTTACAGATATCATTCTAACTGTAATAATAACATGAATGCATAAAGTCCTCAGGCGACACAGTCAGCTCTACACTaaaaatttttcagaaaatccaTCATCAGCTCAACATAACGACTCAGACACAAAATCACTGATCTGGACTTGGAGCCACATGatgaaatgaataataaaaataaataaataaacatggttTCACACATCTAAACACTCTCAGTACAGGTGTAGCTATAAGCAGCGACATCATTGAAAGTTCAATTATTGCAGTAAttcgataaaaaaaaagagagacaaaaaaaaagaaacacacagatTCATGCCTCTTAACTTAATTACCATCCTCATAATTGATCTAATTAAAACGTTCCCCAGAGGCCTCGCAAACCCTTGAAAGTTTTGGTATTTGGATAAAGTGAGCGAGTTCCAGCTTCAGACGTTGGTCACTGATTACATCCTCACACGCTATGCTAGCAAATACACACTATGCAGCTACGCAGAGGACGAGGAGGAACAGCCCAGCTAAAAATGGTTTTAGTCTGAATTTTTTAGCAGATTTTCAATATATCTGATCGGGCCATCcttaatttacaaatatagtACGATAAGATATGTTTACAGGCCTGAAATATTAGTTTCCAGTCTTGCTATTTATATTAGGAACATATTTCTGGTcataacaaatatgtgaaagagGAGTTTCTGTAAAAGAGGCTTTTAATGTTGGAATCTTAAACTGTCGTTAGCATCTTTTATAAGTAGTTAATATTGTTAGAACAGTAATAAATTTTCCTCGCGTTTCCCTCGAGAAATTAAGATTTATACCTCAACTTTACCAGCATTTTTAAAACGCCCTGCTCCCCGACAGACTGAGGCTGGAAGCCGAAAAGttcaaaacagcaaaacctTCAAATAATATGTTTAGCTTTGCTGGTTTCTGCAGAAAGTCTTGCGCTCTCTCGTCTTCTAGCAGCCTGAATGAATCGCAGACATGTCTTAGAAAATGTGCTCCCTTCACATAACCTCTTTATGCCTCACTGCACGGTGCATTCACGAAACAGAATACGATCGGAGTTTTTGAGTCTTCAACTGGCCGGTCATCAGTAAGGGTCAATCGAGTCGATTCCTCTGCATTTATACGTTTTAGATTATCAGCATAAACAATAAGCAGCTTCTCATATTACGGGgagaaaactgaaggaaaattaCAAGTGGCTCTGAGTGCAATGTTAGCAACACTCAGCATTGTCCGCACCACATGTAGCAGCGAGGGGGCCAGATCACAGCTGAGCAGATGGTGCCCTTCGATGCTCACTTGTTTCTGGAACATATTGCCAGGATCTTACTAAAAATCGCCTCGTAATCCCCcacccttttttttgttttcttttctttcttttagtttgtttctggTCCTGCCTCAAAGTTCCACAACTGCTGAACGTCAAAGATTTCTGCAGcagatttctgctgctgctgctgcttcacaatTTTTGAGACAAAGTTGTTTACAGAAGGAGCGTTTTGGTCCCGCGTCTGATGTCAGCGCGGATATCAGAGCGCTGACTTGGCATTAGCGACGACTTTGACAGACCTGAGCGTGGCGGTGAGCCAGGATCAGGTTTTGGGTGGGGTGGGGGGCTGAGGCTTTTCCTCAGGAGTTGAAGTGACCCCCCCTCCCTCTGGAGACGGTCAGGCTtgagggtttaaaaaaaaaagcattcctCAAGTTGCCATGGTGAAAGCACAATGACATCATTAGTATCTAGGCCCCAACCTCCGCTCTCCCTCCAAATCGCGTCCTTTCCCCTCGTCTGCCGCTGCCCAAACTCCTCTCATCTTCTCAATTAAAACCTCTCCCA includes the following:
- the ctnnb1 gene encoding catenin beta-1 isoform X2, which produces MASQADLMELDMAMEPDRKAAVSHWQQQSYLDSGIHSGATTTAPSLSGKGNPEEDDLDNNQVLYEWEQGFNQNFSQDQVQDIDGQYAMTRAQRVRAAMFPETLEEGMQIPSTQYDATNPTNVQRLAEPSQMLKHAVVNLINYQDDAELATRAIPELTKLLNDEDQVVVNKAAVMVHQLSKKEASRHAIMRSPQMVSAIVRTMQNTNDMETARCTAGALHNLSHHREGLLAIFKSGGIPALVKMLGSPVDSVLFYAITTLHNLLLHQEGAKMAVRLAGGLQKMVALLSKTNVKFLAITTDCLQILAYGNQESKLIILASGGPQALVNIMRTYTYEKLLWTTSRVLKVLSVCSSNKPAIVEAGGMQALGLHLTDPSQRLVQNCLWTLRNLSDAATKQEGMEGLLGTLVQLLGSDDINVVTCAAGILSNLTCNNYKNKMMVCQVGGIEALVRTVLRAGDREDITEPAICALRHLTSRHQDAEMAQNAVRLHYGLPVVVKLLHPPSHWPLIKATVGLIRNLALCPANHSPLREQGAIPRLVQLLVRAHQDTQRRTSMGGTQQQFVEGVRMEEIVEGCTGALHILARDLHNRVVIRGLNTIPLFVQLLYSPIENIQRVAAGVLCELAQDKEVAEAIEAEGASAPLTELLHSRNEGVATYAAAVLFRMSEDKPQDYKKRLSVELTSSLFRTEAMSWNETGDLGLDIGAQGEPLGYRQDAVSCDLDEPAS
- the ctnnb1 gene encoding catenin beta-1 isoform X1, with the translated sequence MASQADLMELDMAMEPDRKAAVSHWQQQSYLDSGIHSGATTTAPSLSGKGNPEEDDLDNNQVLYEWEQGFNQNFSQDQVQDIDGQYAMTRAQRVRAAMFPETLEEGMQIPSTQYDATNPTNVQRLAEPSQMLKHAVVNLINYQDDAELATRAIPELTKLLNDEDQVVVNKAAVMVHQLSKKEASRHAIMRSPQMVSAIVRTMQNTNDMETARCTAGALHNLSHHREGLLAIFKSGGIPALVKMLGSPVDSVLFYAITTLHNLLLHQEGAKMAVRLAGGLQKMVALLSKTNVKFLAITTDCLQILAYGNQESKLIILASGGPQALVNIMRTYTYEKLLWTTSRVLKVLSVCSSNKPAIVEAGGMQALGLHLTDPSQRLVQNCLWTLRNLSDAATKQEGMEGLLGTLVQLLGSDDINVVTCAAGILSNLTCNNYKNKMMVCQVGGIEALVRTVLRAGDREDITEPAICALRHLTSRHQDAEMAQNAVRLHYGLPVVVKLLHPPSHWPLIKATVGLIRNLALCPANHSPLREQGAIPRLVQLLVRAHQDTQRRTSMGGTQQQFVEGVRMEEIVEGCTGALHILARDLHNRVVIRGLNTIPLFVQLLYSPIENIQRVAAGVLCELAQDKEVAEAIEAEGASAPLTELLHSRNEGVATYAAAVLFRMSEDKPQDYKKRLSVELTSSLFRTEAMSWNETGDLGLDIGAQGEPLGYRQDDPNYRPFHSGGYAGDAMGMEPMMDHDLGGGHHPGQDYPPVEGLPDLGHAPELIEGLPPGDSNQLAWFDTDL